From Flavipsychrobacter sp., a single genomic window includes:
- a CDS encoding acyltransferase, which translates to MARNSVYFPNLNGVRFIAALAVIIHHIELTKYWFGQPNIYTTSFVGGVFGQLGIILFFVLSGFLITYLLLEENKQKQHISIKQFYIRRMLRIWPLYYLIVVLGLFILPKIHFFDIPNITTHVKEHFATKSAMFLSFFPNVAYAMYEPVPYSEQAWSVGVEEQFYLLWPVLIALVIKRFRTMRMLLSTIGIYLFIKIAVVFAYSLHPENLAIDRLYQFWTHFSIDCMAIGGIGAYILFYEKEKILKLLFNKYLQIVPYIALVYITVRGIAVPIFNSEFYAVIFIVLILNLAANKKTLLRLNYKPLDYLGRISFGLYMFHNIILVMVLRLMLSINKNIYNSLEGNIVYYILSILFTIIIAGLSYRFFEKPFIKAKVKYSSVISGENAVDSNENTDVAAIDTKS; encoded by the coding sequence ATGGCACGTAATAGTGTATACTTCCCCAATCTCAATGGAGTGAGGTTCATAGCGGCTTTAGCTGTTATAATCCACCACATTGAACTTACCAAATATTGGTTTGGCCAACCCAACATATATACAACATCTTTTGTAGGTGGTGTCTTCGGGCAACTTGGTATTATCTTATTCTTTGTGCTAAGTGGTTTTTTAATCACTTATTTGCTGCTGGAAGAGAATAAACAAAAGCAACATATCTCCATCAAACAGTTTTATATAAGGCGTATGCTACGCATATGGCCACTTTATTACCTAATAGTAGTACTAGGCCTCTTTATATTGCCTAAAATTCATTTTTTCGATATTCCTAATATTACCACCCATGTAAAAGAGCATTTTGCCACTAAAAGTGCAATGTTTCTATCCTTTTTCCCTAATGTGGCCTATGCCATGTATGAACCTGTACCCTATTCTGAGCAAGCATGGTCGGTAGGTGTTGAAGAACAGTTCTATTTATTATGGCCTGTATTAATTGCTTTGGTGATCAAGAGGTTCAGAACTATGCGCATGCTTTTAAGCACAATAGGAATATACCTATTCATAAAAATAGCTGTAGTATTCGCTTACAGCCTTCATCCTGAAAACTTGGCAATAGATAGGCTATATCAATTCTGGACTCATTTTTCTATAGACTGCATGGCTATAGGAGGTATTGGTGCTTATATACTCTTCTATGAGAAGGAAAAGATATTGAAACTCCTATTTAACAAGTATCTCCAAATAGTTCCATACATAGCTTTAGTATATATAACCGTTAGAGGTATTGCTGTTCCTATATTTAATAGTGAATTCTATGCAGTAATATTTATCGTTTTGATACTGAACCTTGCAGCCAATAAGAAGACACTTTTAAGACTCAACTATAAGCCTCTTGACTATTTAGGCAGGATATCTTTTGGGTTGTATATGTTTCATAATATTATTCTAGTAATGGTTTTAAGGCTAATGCTTTCCATCAACAAAAACATCTATAACTCCCTGGAAGGCAATATTGTATATTATATTCTAAGTATTCTGTTCACAATTATTATAGCCGGCTTATCCTACCGTTTCTTTGAAAAGCCATTTATCAAAGCAAAAGTGAAATATTCCTCAGTTATAAGCGGTGAAAATGCTGTAGATAGTAACGAAAACACAGACGTAGCAGCTATTGATACAAAGTCGTAG
- a CDS encoding NAD(P)/FAD-dependent oxidoreductase, with protein sequence MEVQKLTTKAIIVGAGPGGAGTSFYLTKAGIPHIVIDKATFPRDKICGDACSGKTALVLRRANPDWLNDEIFTQEEQFMPSHGIIFVAPNGKDLHIPFNPNRQPEDQAPGFTTKRLVFDNFLFEKIPSEYSTIFQGAKIREIKKEANSVTVFFEQNGKSYEVTAPVIVGADGDKGITRKTLLTDHNSAKAYAVGLRAYYKGVKGLNKDNFIELHFLPELLPGYFWIFPMPNGLANVGVGILSDVVREKKINLRERMLDAIKNNPNIKDRFADAELEDKIHGWGLPMAMEQLPISGDNFVLVGDAASLIDPFSGEGIGNALYSGMLAAEAIVKATEANDYSRATLEKEYDAVVYKRLGDEFKISATLQRLCRFPWLFNFVVNKAKKSKSLSDTISCMFTDMDLRDKLRKPSFYFNILFNR encoded by the coding sequence ATGGAAGTACAAAAGTTAACAACAAAAGCAATAATTGTAGGTGCTGGACCGGGAGGTGCGGGTACATCGTTTTACCTTACTAAGGCAGGCATACCTCATATAGTTATTGACAAGGCCACCTTTCCGAGAGATAAGATATGTGGTGATGCTTGTAGTGGCAAAACAGCGTTAGTACTTCGCAGAGCAAACCCAGACTGGCTTAATGATGAGATTTTCACACAAGAAGAGCAATTCATGCCTAGTCATGGTATAATTTTTGTTGCCCCTAATGGCAAGGATCTACATATCCCTTTCAATCCTAATAGACAACCAGAAGACCAAGCTCCAGGATTTACTACAAAGAGGTTAGTGTTTGACAACTTTCTTTTTGAGAAAATACCATCTGAATACAGTACCATTTTTCAAGGGGCTAAGATCAGAGAGATCAAAAAAGAAGCAAATAGTGTAACCGTATTTTTTGAACAAAACGGGAAAAGCTATGAAGTAACAGCACCTGTTATTGTAGGTGCTGATGGAGATAAAGGTATAACACGCAAAACTTTATTGACCGATCATAATTCGGCCAAAGCATATGCCGTTGGTCTACGTGCTTACTACAAAGGGGTAAAAGGTTTAAATAAGGACAATTTTATCGAACTCCACTTCTTACCAGAATTATTACCCGGCTACTTTTGGATATTCCCTATGCCTAACGGCTTGGCTAATGTGGGTGTTGGTATTTTATCTGACGTTGTAAGAGAGAAGAAGATAAACCTTAGAGAACGGATGCTAGATGCCATAAAGAATAACCCTAACATAAAAGACAGGTTTGCTGATGCTGAGCTTGAAGACAAAATACACGGTTGGGGTTTACCTATGGCTATGGAGCAGCTACCTATTTCAGGAGACAATTTTGTGTTAGTTGGCGATGCCGCTAGTTTAATAGATCCGTTTAGTGGAGAAGGAATTGGTAATGCCTTGTATAGTGGCATGCTAGCAGCTGAGGCTATAGTAAAGGCTACCGAAGCTAACGATTATAGCAGAGCTACTCTTGAGAAAGAGTATGATGCAGTAGTATACAAAAGATTAGGAGATGAATTTAAAATAAGTGCTACCCTACAGCGTTTATGCAGATTTCCTTGGTTGTTCAACTTTGTTGTGAATAAGGCTAAGAAGAGTAAATCCCTTAGCGATACAATTAGCTGCATGTTTACAGATATGGACCTAAGAGACAAGCTTCGTAAACCATCTTTCTATTTCAATATATTGTTTAACAGGTAA
- a CDS encoding M1 family metallopeptidase, with product MTSVVRFSTSIASIIALSVLVSCTGSKKTANNYMDLKPIVVKSSDNDYRATPERIWDITHTHIKLSFNWLERSADGEAWIDIQPYRDYYSPDSIVLDAQGMEVEEVKQMSAGNGKPLNFKYKNDKLFIYDVKAAQHKLYIKYKALPYSSSTGGSKSITDDRGLYFINHDGKVPNKPMQIWTQGETQANSHWMPTIDVPNERFTTQIDLIVADSMTTLSNGKLAKQESLSNGMRMDSWEMDMPIQPYVVTFAIGKYTITKDFWRGREVSYYTEEEYTPYARSIFSNTTEMLEFFSDVTGVAYPWNKYSQIIVRDYVSGAMENTSASTFGEFVNQNDREIADRNYEDVVSHELFHQWFGDYATAESWSNITLNESFANYGEQLWRRFKYGMASEQQLAYDDLNVYLRSGQNTEEPLARYHYKSREDVFDRVSYQKGGAILRYLHGLIGDDAFSEAMKIYLTKNALQPAEIANWRLAIEEATGKDWHWFFNQWYMKGGHPTLTIDHEYDDEAQELKVTVAQTQNNNWGVYQLPLKTLLVNGKDKKIIDWNLKRKKEEFVYKYKNGQRPVIVPDVKHWLVGSIFEHKPSSAWKEQFVNVEQEDVISKLKAVYGNKLEKGKSPAEDYNEKEAILELAINDSNPFIREKALLILSGVKSEKSINSWKDKVAFIAQNDGDNSVVATAINALSNWKAEETILFYESLNSPSYLVAGAALNAIAKIDKDTAYNIAKVGLENNPKASLRNSIWTIIAERANADDLNLYDENKYSFTGNSRIFFVDNLTVFIAGIDDDLMVVEKSLKISEEVIATENIKSYRAAMVATMFELAYATKDGIANTRSNAQQDFEKKKLALIKSSIDRTIAAEQEQENLSQYDIYYKRIFGN from the coding sequence ATGACCTCTGTAGTACGTTTCAGTACCTCTATAGCTAGTATTATTGCCTTATCCGTATTGGTTTCTTGTACAGGTAGTAAGAAAACCGCTAATAACTATATGGATCTAAAGCCAATAGTGGTAAAAAGTAGTGACAATGATTATAGGGCCACTCCTGAGCGTATTTGGGATATCACACATACTCATATAAAACTTAGCTTTAATTGGTTAGAACGTAGTGCTGACGGTGAAGCCTGGATCGATATTCAGCCATATAGAGATTACTATTCACCAGATAGTATAGTGCTAGATGCACAAGGTATGGAGGTTGAGGAGGTAAAGCAGATGAGTGCTGGTAATGGAAAGCCATTGAATTTTAAATACAAGAATGACAAACTGTTTATATATGATGTAAAAGCTGCTCAACACAAATTATATATAAAATATAAGGCGTTGCCTTATAGCAGCTCTACAGGTGGCAGTAAATCGATAACTGATGATAGGGGTTTGTATTTCATAAACCATGATGGTAAAGTGCCTAATAAACCTATGCAGATATGGACACAAGGGGAAACACAAGCCAATTCTCATTGGATGCCAACAATAGATGTTCCTAATGAACGTTTTACCACTCAAATAGATCTTATAGTAGCAGATAGTATGACGACCTTAAGTAATGGTAAGCTGGCAAAGCAAGAATCATTGTCTAACGGTATGCGTATGGACTCGTGGGAGATGGATATGCCGATACAACCTTATGTGGTCACTTTTGCAATAGGTAAGTATACTATAACCAAAGACTTTTGGAGAGGTCGAGAGGTTAGCTACTATACAGAAGAAGAATATACGCCTTATGCTCGTTCTATTTTCAGCAATACTACTGAAATGTTAGAATTCTTCTCTGATGTAACAGGAGTAGCGTACCCTTGGAATAAATACAGCCAAATAATAGTGAGAGACTATGTGTCTGGTGCCATGGAGAATACCAGTGCCAGTACGTTTGGAGAGTTTGTCAACCAGAACGATAGAGAGATAGCAGATAGAAACTATGAAGATGTGGTTTCTCATGAACTATTTCATCAATGGTTTGGCGATTATGCTACAGCAGAATCTTGGTCGAACATCACATTGAATGAGTCTTTTGCCAACTATGGAGAGCAGTTATGGCGCAGGTTCAAGTATGGCATGGCTTCTGAGCAGCAGTTGGCGTACGACGACCTGAATGTCTATTTGCGTAGTGGGCAAAATACAGAAGAACCTTTGGCTCGTTATCATTACAAGAGTAGGGAAGATGTGTTTGATAGAGTCTCTTATCAAAAGGGTGGTGCTATATTGAGGTACTTGCATGGTTTGATAGGTGATGATGCTTTTAGTGAGGCCATGAAGATATACTTAACTAAGAACGCATTACAGCCGGCAGAAATAGCAAACTGGCGTTTGGCTATAGAAGAAGCTACAGGAAAAGACTGGCATTGGTTCTTTAATCAATGGTATATGAAAGGAGGGCATCCTACCCTTACTATTGACCACGAGTATGATGATGAAGCACAAGAGCTAAAAGTAACAGTTGCCCAAACGCAGAATAATAATTGGGGGGTATATCAGTTGCCATTAAAAACACTACTGGTAAACGGTAAGGATAAGAAGATCATAGACTGGAACCTGAAAAGGAAAAAAGAAGAGTTTGTTTACAAGTATAAAAATGGGCAACGTCCTGTAATTGTTCCAGATGTAAAACATTGGTTAGTAGGTAGCATTTTTGAACATAAACCATCTTCTGCTTGGAAAGAACAATTCGTTAATGTAGAGCAAGAAGATGTTATTTCTAAGCTTAAGGCTGTATATGGGAACAAGTTGGAAAAGGGCAAATCACCAGCAGAAGATTATAATGAGAAGGAAGCTATTCTAGAATTAGCTATTAACGACAGTAATCCATTTATTAGAGAGAAGGCTTTGTTGATATTGAGTGGTGTGAAAAGTGAGAAATCAATAAACTCCTGGAAGGATAAAGTAGCATTTATAGCACAAAATGATGGTGATAATTCTGTGGTAGCTACAGCTATTAATGCTTTGAGCAATTGGAAAGCGGAGGAAACTATTCTATTTTATGAATCTTTGAACAGCCCTTCTTATTTGGTAGCTGGAGCTGCATTAAATGCTATTGCTAAAATAGATAAAGATACTGCTTACAATATAGCTAAAGTAGGTTTGGAGAATAACCCTAAAGCTTCTTTAAGAAATAGTATATGGACAATAATTGCTGAACGAGCTAATGCTGATGACCTTAATTTGTACGATGAAAACAAGTACAGTTTTACAGGGAATAGTAGAATATTCTTTGTAGATAACTTGACTGTGTTTATTGCTGGTATAGATGATGACCTTATGGTAGTAGAAAAATCCTTGAAAATATCTGAGGAAGTTATAGCTACTGAGAATATCAAATCTTACAGGGCTGCAATGGTAGCTACAATGTTTGAGCTAGCCTATGCTACAAAAGATGGTATTGCCAATACAAGAAGCAATGCGCAACAAGATTTTGAGAAAAAGAAATTAGCACTTATCAAGAGCTCTATTGATAGAACTATAGCTGCCGAGCAGGAGCAAGAAAATCTATCTCAATACGATATCTACTACAAGAGGATATTTGGGAACTAA
- the coaE gene encoding dephospho-CoA kinase (Dephospho-CoA kinase (CoaE) performs the final step in coenzyme A biosynthesis.), whose translation MLKVGITGGIGSGKSVVCQVFNTLGIPAFNADNAAKYLMEHDPTLVSNIKTLFGEEVYIEDKLNRQLLSSIVFNNPKLLQQLNALVHPLTIAYGKEWMELQSAPYIIKEAAIFFESGTYKEMDVMIGVTAPEPLRIRRAMNRDNATREKIAQRIAQQMDEQEKMNRCDYIITNDDKTAIIPQVERIHQTLLARSKS comes from the coding sequence ATGCTTAAGGTAGGTATTACTGGAGGTATTGGATCGGGTAAATCCGTAGTATGCCAAGTGTTCAACACACTTGGCATACCTGCTTTCAATGCAGACAATGCCGCAAAATACCTAATGGAGCACGACCCTACTCTTGTTAGCAATATCAAAACATTATTTGGTGAAGAAGTATACATTGAAGACAAGCTAAACCGACAGCTATTATCCTCCATTGTTTTCAACAACCCAAAACTGCTACAACAACTAAATGCCTTAGTTCATCCCCTTACCATTGCCTATGGCAAAGAATGGATGGAGCTACAAAGTGCCCCTTATATCATCAAAGAAGCGGCTATCTTTTTCGAGTCGGGCACCTACAAGGAAATGGATGTCATGATTGGCGTTACAGCACCTGAACCATTACGCATAAGGCGAGCTATGAATAGAGACAACGCGACGAGAGAAAAAATAGCACAACGCATAGCCCAACAAATGGATGAACAAGAGAAAATGAATAGATGCGACTACATCATTACCAATGATGATAAAACAGCTATCATTCCTCAAGTAGAACGAATACACCAAACATTACTTGCTAGAAGTAAATCTTAG
- a CDS encoding pyruvate dehydrogenase complex E1 component subunit beta, translating into MRTIAFRQALREAMQEEMRRDEQVFLMGEEVAQYNGAYKVSQGMLDEFGPKRIIDTPIAELGFAAIAVGASTNDTRPIVEFMTWNFAVLALDQILNHAAKMLSMSAGQFSCPIVFRGPNGSAGQLGAQHSQAFESWFANIPGIKVISVSNPYDAKGLLKSAIRDENPVVFMESEVMYGEEGEVPEEEYLIPIGKADVKREGSDVTIVSFNKMMKVALGAAEELAKEGISAEVIDLRTIRPLDWQTIVTSVKKTNRLVIVEEQWPFSSVSSEISYRVQKEAFDYLDAPIRRITSADANMHYAPNLVAAYLPDVARTVTIIKDVMYAKK; encoded by the coding sequence ATGCGTACAATAGCATTTCGTCAGGCACTAAGAGAGGCCATGCAAGAAGAGATGAGACGTGATGAACAAGTGTTCTTGATGGGTGAAGAGGTAGCACAATATAATGGTGCCTACAAAGTGAGTCAGGGAATGTTGGACGAATTTGGTCCTAAAAGAATAATAGACACTCCTATTGCTGAGCTTGGTTTTGCAGCTATTGCAGTAGGTGCATCTACTAACGATACTCGTCCTATTGTTGAATTCATGACTTGGAACTTTGCAGTATTAGCTTTAGACCAAATACTAAACCACGCAGCAAAGATGCTATCTATGAGTGCAGGACAGTTTAGCTGCCCTATTGTTTTCAGAGGACCAAATGGTTCTGCTGGTCAATTAGGTGCACAACACTCTCAAGCATTTGAAAGTTGGTTTGCTAATATACCTGGCATAAAAGTCATATCAGTTTCTAATCCATATGATGCAAAAGGACTTCTTAAATCTGCTATCAGAGACGAGAACCCTGTAGTATTTATGGAAAGTGAGGTAATGTATGGTGAAGAAGGTGAAGTGCCTGAAGAAGAGTATCTAATACCTATTGGTAAGGCTGATGTTAAACGTGAAGGTTCAGACGTGACTATAGTTTCTTTCAACAAAATGATGAAAGTAGCTTTAGGTGCTGCTGAAGAACTAGCAAAAGAAGGGATTAGCGCAGAGGTAATTGACCTTCGTACAATACGCCCACTAGATTGGCAAACTATTGTTACTTCTGTAAAAAAGACCAATCGCTTAGTGATCGTAGAAGAACAATGGCCATTCAGTAGCGTTTCTTCTGAAATTAGCTATAGAGTACAAAAAGAAGCTTTTGACTATTTGGATGCGCCTATCCGTCGTATCACGTCTGCTGATGCTAATATGCACTATGCACCAAACTTGGTAGCAGCATATCTACCGGATGTAGCTCGTACTGTTACCATTATTAAAGATGTGATGTACGCTAAAAAATAA
- the nusB gene encoding transcription antitermination factor NusB, whose protein sequence is MISRRNIRVKVMQTLYTIASSETGDNETLKSKGRDILEDKLSRSLDLFVISILYTLRVAEYAEKDARVRAAKYLPTEEDLKVNTKISGNEFLWRVKENQTFIEKVKESKLEHFIDDDQIKKIYQRLVKAKEYIAYAEEPSRESKKEVNIIKFIWDKLIYGDEDMQEFFTDELSGWDDDKQMTSMLMDNFFKSSHKVNFLNLISAEKKEYSISLLETVIDKEAYSMELIQPKLINWDAERVALIDLLLLRMGVAELLYFPTIPTKVTINEYIEIAKLYSTPQSGQFINGVLDNTLKDLLKENKINKEERNRK, encoded by the coding sequence ATGATCAGCAGGAGAAATATTCGAGTAAAGGTGATGCAAACGCTATATACAATAGCATCATCCGAAACTGGTGACAATGAAACTTTGAAAAGCAAGGGAAGAGATATCCTAGAAGATAAACTATCTCGTTCACTTGATCTATTTGTCATTTCTATTCTTTATACCCTACGCGTAGCGGAATATGCAGAAAAAGATGCTAGGGTTCGTGCGGCTAAATACCTACCTACAGAAGAAGACCTTAAGGTAAATACAAAAATTTCTGGCAACGAGTTTCTTTGGAGAGTTAAAGAGAACCAAACTTTTATCGAAAAAGTAAAGGAGTCTAAACTCGAGCATTTTATTGATGACGACCAGATAAAAAAGATATACCAAAGGCTGGTAAAAGCTAAGGAATACATCGCCTATGCTGAAGAGCCATCAAGAGAAAGCAAGAAAGAAGTAAATATCATCAAGTTCATTTGGGATAAGTTGATCTATGGAGACGAGGACATGCAAGAGTTCTTTACAGATGAGCTATCTGGCTGGGATGACGACAAGCAAATGACCAGCATGCTAATGGACAACTTTTTCAAAAGTAGTCATAAGGTAAACTTCTTAAATCTTATCTCTGCAGAAAAAAAGGAATACTCCATATCCTTGCTAGAAACTGTAATAGACAAGGAGGCATATAGCATGGAGCTTATTCAGCCTAAGCTGATCAACTGGGATGCTGAACGTGTAGCTTTGATAGACTTACTACTTCTTAGAATGGGTGTGGCAGAACTACTTTACTTCCCCACTATTCCTACCAAAGTGACGATAAACGAATATATAGAAATAGCTAAATTATACAGCACACCACAAAGTGGTCAATTCATAAATGGAGTACTGGACAACACTTTGAAAGACCTACTTAAAGAAAACAAGATCAACAAGGAAGAACGTAATCGTAAATAA
- a CDS encoding DUF4476 domain-containing protein: MFRSSSLKHIVFALLFVVAYAAQAQQQFSYVYIQGDKETPFYVKFEDEMLPRYGKNYCIIPMLAPGPINIEILFQQRAYPSQTFTIEVPENGNRSFLLKNKQGVFSLYDIEQKFYLPAGNTTEQDRIPNSRGIVYNTSSSTTPINTNTVPQTPTYRQPEQTPTIKKPTYNKPQETKSDNGEQPKFIANIQINSTSDNKTNVTTQKSPSTDYTEDTPPNLAERTPPPTMRQSSEQPRVIATTPARAITKPTRTQSSGNNKVRLHNSDCPTPITNNEFDNIYDKATNKSDKVRLKYLLSEVDKCFSTFQAKTLALTLPNDPERYTFLKRVYPRITDQEQFPVLENILSATDWKDYFKLIIPQ, translated from the coding sequence ATGTTCCGTTCATCGTCACTTAAACATATTGTTTTTGCACTCTTGTTTGTTGTTGCTTATGCTGCACAGGCACAGCAACAGTTTTCCTATGTATATATACAAGGAGATAAGGAGACGCCTTTTTATGTAAAGTTTGAAGATGAAATGCTACCTAGATATGGTAAAAATTACTGTATCATACCTATGTTGGCACCAGGCCCTATTAATATCGAGATACTATTTCAACAAAGGGCTTACCCTTCTCAAACATTCACAATTGAAGTACCTGAGAATGGCAATAGAAGCTTTTTACTGAAAAATAAGCAAGGCGTATTTTCATTATACGATATAGAACAAAAATTTTACCTGCCAGCAGGTAATACTACTGAACAAGACCGTATACCTAATTCAAGAGGTATTGTCTACAATACAAGTAGCAGTACTACTCCTATCAATACTAATACTGTTCCACAAACGCCTACTTATAGGCAACCAGAGCAAACCCCAACAATAAAAAAACCTACATATAATAAACCACAGGAGACAAAAAGTGATAATGGTGAGCAACCTAAATTTATCGCTAATATCCAGATAAACAGCACTAGTGACAATAAAACAAATGTTACTACGCAAAAGTCACCTTCCACTGACTATACAGAAGACACGCCCCCAAATTTAGCAGAGCGTACACCACCGCCAACTATGAGACAAAGTAGTGAGCAACCTAGAGTAATAGCCACTACACCTGCTAGAGCTATTACTAAACCTACAAGAACACAAAGCTCCGGTAATAACAAAGTAAGATTACATAATAGCGACTGTCCTACTCCTATTACTAATAACGAATTTGACAACATATACGATAAAGCCACTAACAAAAGCGATAAAGTAAGATTGAAGTACCTGCTTTCTGAAGTAGATAAATGCTTCTCTACCTTCCAAGCTAAAACTTTGGCGTTAACGCTACCTAATGATCCTGAGCGCTATACCTTCTTAAAACGAGTATATCCTAGAATAACGGATCAGGAGCAATTCCCTGTTTTAGAGAATATATTGTCAGCTACAGACTGGAAAGACTATTTTAAACTAATTATACCTCAATAA
- the yajC gene encoding preprotein translocase subunit YajC codes for MTANLDSILLQAPAGGGGMQLLFIGGMVVVMYFFMIRPQAKRAKEQKKFSEAIGVGEHIVTAAGIHGTIKRVNEDGTLHLEVNHGSHITVERSAISMEMTNAHKKRTEPKPVDSKK; via the coding sequence ATGACTGCAAATCTAGATTCAATTTTACTACAAGCGCCAGCAGGTGGCGGTGGCATGCAATTACTATTCATCGGTGGTATGGTGGTTGTAATGTATTTCTTTATGATACGCCCACAAGCTAAAAGAGCTAAAGAGCAAAAGAAATTTTCTGAAGCTATAGGCGTTGGCGAACATATTGTAACTGCTGCCGGTATTCATGGCACTATAAAAAGAGTTAACGAAGATGGCACTTTACATCTTGAAGTGAACCATGGTTCTCATATAACTGTTGAGCGTTCTGCAATTTCTATGGAGATGACAAATGCGCACAAGAAAAGAACTGAGCCAAAGCCTGTAGACAGTAAAAAATAA
- a CDS encoding PadR family transcriptional regulator yields MEQKVLKGSLTTIILKLLDDNGRMYGYEMTKAVKEGSNDTIVLTEAALYPALHKLVDEGLLTTKSEVVDGRMRKYYSLTKEGKKETKYKVDALKEMMNSLSLILNPAIKNG; encoded by the coding sequence ATGGAACAAAAAGTGTTGAAAGGTAGCTTAACTACTATTATACTAAAACTGCTGGATGACAATGGTAGGATGTACGGTTATGAAATGACCAAAGCCGTAAAAGAGGGTAGCAATGATACAATTGTGCTTACTGAGGCGGCATTATATCCTGCACTGCACAAGCTTGTAGACGAAGGGCTGCTAACAACCAAGTCGGAAGTGGTAGATGGGAGAATGCGTAAGTATTATTCGTTGACCAAAGAAGGTAAAAAAGAGACCAAGTATAAAGTAGATGCATTAAAAGAAATGATGAATTCTTTAAGCTTAATATTAAACCCTGCTATAAAAAATGGATAA
- a CDS encoding acetyl-CoA carboxylase biotin carboxyl carrier protein subunit yields the protein MLQTSIRNNTYTIDNKDGNWQINDADTELDIQFQPNGLISIIRDGKSYTALVESVDHKAKELKIRVEDQVYTIAIKEEIDQLLESMGLDLKAMQKAEPIKAPMPGKVLKILVTPGQQIEKGDGLLILEAMKMENILKATAPATVKAINIEENTAVEKDTVLIELE from the coding sequence ATGTTGCAAACAAGTATAAGAAATAACACCTATACTATCGACAACAAAGATGGTAATTGGCAAATCAATGATGCGGACACCGAGTTGGATATTCAATTCCAGCCCAATGGTTTGATAAGCATTATTCGTGATGGAAAAAGCTATACTGCTCTAGTAGAAAGTGTTGACCATAAGGCCAAGGAGCTAAAAATAAGAGTTGAAGACCAAGTCTACACCATTGCAATAAAAGAAGAGATAGACCAGCTACTAGAAAGCATGGGGCTTGATCTAAAAGCAATGCAAAAAGCAGAGCCTATCAAGGCACCAATGCCTGGTAAAGTATTAAAGATACTGGTAACACCTGGTCAACAGATAGAAAAAGGTGATGGCTTATTGATACTGGAAGCTATGAAGATGGAAAATATCTTAAAAGCTACAGCACCAGCTACCGTTAAGGCTATCAACATTGAAGAAAATACAGCTGTAGAAAAAGATACTGTATTAATAGAACTTGAATAA
- a CDS encoding DUF1573 domain-containing protein: MKNHLLLASLFLSLTACVDEKPEDVIKDNKELLSTDLVSNPHTAEGIDTATLSNLPTMDFTDTVHNFGLMYDGEVATYNFEFTNNGKKPLIISSAKGSCGCTVPNYPRKPIAPGEKGVMNVQFNSEDKHGHVEKSVTVISNSDKGMQMLYIKADVKAN; the protein is encoded by the coding sequence ATGAAGAACCATCTATTATTAGCATCTCTATTCCTCAGTCTTACCGCTTGTGTAGACGAGAAACCTGAGGACGTAATAAAAGATAACAAAGAACTACTATCTACAGATCTTGTATCTAACCCTCATACGGCTGAAGGCATAGACACTGCAACGTTGAGCAACTTACCTACTATGGACTTTACAGATACAGTTCATAACTTTGGATTGATGTATGATGGAGAAGTAGCTACTTACAATTTTGAGTTTACTAATAATGGTAAAAAGCCATTGATAATAAGCAGCGCTAAAGGGTCTTGCGGATGTACTGTGCCTAACTACCCTAGAAAACCAATAGCACCAGGAGAAAAAGGGGTAATGAATGTACAATTCAACTCAGAAGACAAACATGGCCATGTTGAAAAATCAGTAACAGTGATCAGCAACTCTGATAAAGGCATGCAAATGTTATATATTAAAGCAGATGTAAAAGCTAACTAA